A single genomic interval of Hemibagrus wyckioides isolate EC202008001 linkage group LG13, SWU_Hwy_1.0, whole genome shotgun sequence harbors:
- the dusp3a gene encoding dual specificity protein phosphatase 3: MTLVWLERRLENMKKQHQSPAKLAAEVRVPEGEATVQQLNELLSDGSGFYSLPAQHFNEVFPRIYIGNAFVAQNVMRLQRLGITHILNTAEGNSFMHVNTNAEFYAGSGITYHGIKANDTEQFNLSAFFEEGADFIDKALAHANGKGKVYVHCREGYSRSPTMVIAYLMLHHKMDVRVATATVRHKREIGPNDGFLRQLCQLNEKLAKEGKLKTK, from the exons ATGACACTTGTTTGGCTTGAAAGGCGTCTTGAAAACATGAAGAAGCAGCACCAAAGCCCAGCTAAGCTAGCGGCAGAAGTGCGCGTGCCAGAAGGCGAGGCTACTGTGCAGCAACTCAACGAGCTTTTGTCTGACGGCAGCGGCTTTTACAGTTTACCGGCGCAACATTTCAACGAGGTGTTTCCTAGGATTTACATCGGCAACGC GTTTGTGGCCCAGAATGTGATGCGTCTGCAGCGGCTCggcatcacacacatactcaacacAGCAGAGGGCAACTCCTTCATGCACGTGAATACCAACGCTGAGTTCTATGCAGGAAGTGGGATCACATACCATGGCATAAAAGCCAATGACACGGAACAGTTTAACCTCAGTGCCTTCTTTGAGGAAGGGGCCGACTTTATTGATAAGGCTTTGGCACATGCAAATGGAAAAG GAAAAGTGTACGTTCACTGCCGAGAAGGCTACAGCCGCTCCCCGACTATGGTCATTGCTTACCTCATGCTGCACCATAAAATGGATGTGCGAGTGGCGACGGCTACAGTAAGGCATAAAAGAGAAATCGGGCCCAACGATGGCTTCCTTCGCCAGCTGTGCCAACTCAACGAGAAGCTGGCCAAAGAGGGCAAGCTGAAGACTAAATGA